The Mycolicibacterium smegmatis genome has a window encoding:
- a CDS encoding cytochrome P450, producing the protein MVEIASGPAVESPRAPRNPLPYREQVRCLRSFVEGAQRLFDAGGPVHRIVLGPRWLLPPVLLIASPQGARDVLGRPDAVADRGKARIMVELYRLMGGNLLDLPHDRWLPRRRTLQPMFTRKHVPRFAGHMAAAAQSVADSWRDGTTVDLDTACRALTLRALGRSIFGVDLDQRAEDVGPALRTSLSWVADRASRPVNLPQWVPTRGQRKARAGNATLHRLAAEILADVRADPDRDAPLVRALLEARDPETGRGLTDDQICDELVLFMLAGHDTTSTTLCYSLWALGHHPDIQERVYAEVAALGDRELTTDDVPQLTYTMRVLHEALRLCPPGSGTMRMLNEEMTVDGYRVEAGTVAIVNFYAMHRSPTLWDAPERFDPDRFSPERSAGRNRWQYLPFGGGPRSCIGDHFAMLEATLALATVIRAVSVESQNTDFPVETPFTVIAAAPVPARVTRR; encoded by the coding sequence ATGGTCGAGATAGCCAGCGGCCCCGCGGTCGAGTCGCCGCGCGCGCCGCGTAATCCCCTGCCCTACCGCGAGCAGGTCCGCTGTCTGCGCTCGTTCGTCGAGGGTGCCCAGCGGTTGTTCGACGCAGGCGGGCCGGTCCACCGGATCGTCCTGGGACCGCGATGGCTACTGCCTCCGGTGCTCTTGATCGCGTCACCACAGGGTGCGCGCGACGTGCTGGGACGCCCCGACGCGGTCGCCGATCGCGGCAAGGCCCGCATCATGGTCGAGCTGTACCGGCTCATGGGCGGCAATCTCCTTGACCTGCCGCATGATCGCTGGCTGCCGCGCAGGCGCACGCTGCAACCGATGTTCACCAGGAAGCACGTGCCGCGCTTCGCCGGCCACATGGCGGCCGCGGCGCAGTCGGTGGCCGACTCGTGGCGTGACGGCACCACCGTCGACCTGGACACGGCGTGCCGTGCCCTGACGTTGCGGGCGCTGGGCCGTTCGATTTTCGGCGTCGACCTCGACCAGCGCGCCGAGGATGTCGGTCCCGCACTGCGCACGTCGTTGTCGTGGGTGGCCGACCGCGCGAGTCGGCCGGTGAACCTGCCGCAGTGGGTGCCCACCCGGGGGCAGCGCAAGGCCCGCGCGGGCAACGCAACCCTGCATCGTCTGGCGGCCGAGATCCTGGCCGACGTGCGCGCGGATCCCGACCGGGACGCGCCGCTGGTGCGCGCGCTGCTCGAAGCGCGCGACCCCGAAACCGGACGGGGTCTCACCGACGACCAGATCTGCGATGAGTTGGTGCTTTTCATGCTCGCCGGGCACGACACCACCTCGACGACGCTGTGCTATTCGCTGTGGGCGCTGGGCCACCATCCCGACATCCAGGAGCGGGTGTACGCCGAGGTGGCCGCGCTGGGCGACCGGGAACTCACCACCGACGACGTGCCACAGCTGACCTACACCATGCGAGTGCTGCACGAGGCGCTGCGCCTGTGCCCTCCCGGATCGGGAACGATGCGGATGCTCAACGAGGAGATGACGGTCGATGGGTATCGCGTCGAAGCGGGCACCGTGGCGATCGTCAACTTCTACGCCATGCACCGCAGCCCCACCCTGTGGGACGCACCAGAGCGGTTCGACCCCGACCGGTTCAGCCCCGAACGCTCGGCGGGCCGGAACCGTTGGCAGTACCTGCCTTTCGGTGGCGGTCCACGGTCATGCATCGGCGATCACTTCGCCATGCTGGAGGCCACCTTGGCCCTGGCCACCGTCATCCGGGCGGTGTCCGTCGAATCCCAGAACACCGATTTTCCGGTGGAGACCCCCTTCACCGTGATCGCCGCGGCGCCGGTTCCGGCCCGCGTCACCAGGAGGTAA
- a CDS encoding septum formation family protein produces MTTPPGPPPPPYGAHGYPPPPPLPYTNGTGPIPQPPKKPRRVWVLVAVVVAVLAMLVAGAAVALYYVTEKDSTEASQVKVGDCLAEIPDSSRVLYVETVACDQPHKGEVFAVMQMPDGDFPGEGAVLEFTEKCGPALKEYAPAAADDKAIRAMVLYPTADSWQRGDRTVTCIATSENSRTGKIG; encoded by the coding sequence ATGACCACTCCGCCCGGTCCTCCACCACCGCCCTACGGCGCACACGGATACCCACCGCCTCCCCCGCTGCCCTACACCAACGGCACCGGGCCCATCCCGCAGCCGCCGAAGAAGCCCAGGCGCGTGTGGGTGCTCGTCGCGGTCGTCGTGGCGGTGCTCGCGATGCTCGTCGCGGGTGCGGCCGTGGCGCTGTACTACGTGACCGAAAAGGATTCGACCGAGGCCTCACAGGTCAAGGTCGGTGACTGCCTGGCCGAGATCCCGGACAGCAGCCGGGTGCTCTACGTCGAGACCGTGGCGTGCGATCAGCCGCACAAGGGCGAGGTGTTCGCGGTGATGCAGATGCCCGACGGCGATTTCCCCGGCGAGGGCGCGGTGCTCGAGTTCACCGAGAAATGCGGGCCGGCGCTCAAGGAGTACGCACCCGCGGCGGCGGACGACAAGGCGATCCGGGCGATGGTGCTGTACCCGACGGCCGACTCGTGGCAACGCGGCGACCGGACCGTGACGTGCATCGCGACCAGTGAAAACAGCAGGACCGGGAAAATAGGGTAA
- a CDS encoding alpha/beta hydrolase family protein: MARDARQTLEGLEAIAGVAHEPEADPRGVVVLTHGAGGNRDGALLTRICDEWAARGWLAIRYNLPYRRRRPKGPPSGSAQADQEGVAEAIAFARGLTDGPVLAGGHSYGGRMTSMVAAEHGGMDVLTLFSYPVHPPGKPERARTEHLPNITGPTVFTHGSSDPFGTIGEVTAAAALINGPTEVVAIDGARHDLASKTHNVPALAVDAALRMLDIV, translated from the coding sequence ATGGCTCGTGACGCGCGCCAGACCCTCGAAGGCCTCGAGGCCATCGCCGGCGTCGCACACGAACCGGAAGCCGACCCGCGCGGTGTCGTGGTGCTCACCCACGGCGCGGGCGGCAACCGCGACGGGGCGCTGCTGACGCGGATCTGCGACGAATGGGCCGCGCGCGGATGGCTGGCGATCCGCTACAACCTGCCCTACCGCCGGCGCCGCCCAAAGGGCCCGCCCTCGGGATCGGCCCAGGCCGATCAGGAAGGTGTCGCCGAAGCCATCGCGTTCGCGCGTGGTCTCACCGACGGGCCCGTGCTCGCGGGAGGGCACTCCTACGGCGGGCGTATGACGTCGATGGTCGCGGCCGAGCACGGCGGTATGGATGTGCTGACGCTGTTCTCGTATCCGGTGCATCCGCCCGGCAAGCCCGAGCGCGCCCGCACCGAGCATCTGCCGAACATCACTGGGCCGACGGTGTTCACGCATGGTTCGTCGGATCCGTTCGGCACGATCGGCGAGGTCACCGCGGCCGCGGCACTGATCAACGGCCCCACCGAGGTGGTCGCGATCGACGGGGCACGCCATGACCTCGCGTCCAAGACGCACAATGTCCCGGCCCTCGCGGTCGACGCGGCTTTGAGGATGCTCGATATCGTCTGA
- the thiD gene encoding bifunctional hydroxymethylpyrimidine kinase/phosphomethylpyrimidine kinase gives MKLLPLTPPGQTPTRVMTIAGTDSGGGAGIQADLRTFAMLGVHGCVAVAAVTVQNSVGVKGFHEVPVDIIAGQIQVVAEDIGIQAAKTGMLASAEIIGAVAETWRGLGTEAPLVVDPVCASMHGDPLLHPSALDSVRNELFPIASLVTPNLDEVRLITGIEVVDEATQRDAAKALHALGPKWALVKGGHLRTSAQSPDLLYNGTDFYEFGAERIDTGHDHGAGDTLAAAAACALAHGMDMPDAVAFAKGWVTECLRAAYPLGHGHGPVSALFRLHHGS, from the coding sequence GTGAAACTGCTACCGCTGACCCCGCCCGGTCAGACGCCGACCCGGGTGATGACCATCGCGGGCACCGATTCCGGTGGCGGCGCGGGCATCCAGGCCGATCTGCGCACGTTCGCCATGCTGGGCGTGCACGGCTGTGTCGCGGTGGCAGCCGTCACGGTGCAGAATTCGGTGGGGGTCAAGGGATTTCACGAGGTTCCGGTCGACATCATCGCAGGGCAGATCCAGGTGGTCGCCGAGGACATCGGCATCCAGGCCGCCAAGACCGGCATGCTGGCGTCAGCAGAGATCATCGGTGCGGTCGCCGAGACCTGGCGCGGGCTGGGCACCGAAGCCCCGCTGGTGGTCGATCCGGTGTGCGCGTCGATGCACGGCGATCCGCTGCTGCATCCCAGTGCCCTCGATTCGGTTCGCAACGAACTGTTTCCGATCGCCTCACTGGTGACACCGAACCTCGACGAGGTCCGGCTCATCACCGGCATCGAGGTGGTGGACGAGGCCACGCAGCGCGACGCCGCCAAGGCGCTGCACGCTCTGGGTCCCAAGTGGGCACTGGTCAAGGGCGGGCACCTGCGCACGTCGGCGCAGAGCCCCGATCTGCTGTACAACGGCACCGACTTCTACGAGTTCGGCGCCGAGCGGATCGACACCGGACACGACCACGGCGCCGGGGACACCCTCGCCGCGGCCGCGGCCTGCGCGCTGGCACACGGCATGGATATGCCCGACGCGGTAGCGTTCGCCAAAGGGTGGGTGACCGAATGTCTGCGTGCGGCATATCCGTTGGGCCACGGCCACGGCCCGGTGTCGGCCCTGTTCAGGTTGCACCATGGCTCGTGA
- the thiC gene encoding phosphomethylpyrimidine synthase ThiC has protein sequence MSDIFVDPSVASTVGPKVTPTVTTGPITGSTKAYREVEHPGVDVPLRVPFRRVHLSDGDHLDLYDTSGPYTDTDAVIDLDAGLTPRPGVVRDRGTQLQRARAGEITAEMAFIAEREGVPAELVRSEVARGRAVIPANHNHPESEPMIIGKAFGVKVNANIGNSAVTSSIAEEVDKMVWATRWGADTIMDLSTGRDIHLTREWILRNSPVPVGTVPMYQALEKVNGDPTKLSWDVYRDTVIEQCEQGVDYMTVHAGVLLRHIPLTVDRVTGIVSRGGSIMAAWCLAHHTESFLYTNFEELCEIFARYDVTFSLGDGLRPGSIADANDAAQFAELRTLGELTTIAKNHGVQVMIEGPGHVPMHKIVENVRLEEELCDDAPFYTLGPLATDIAPAYDHITSAIGAAIIAQAGTAMLCYVTPKEHLGLPNRQDVKDGVIAYKIAAHSADLAKGHPRAQQRDDALSKARFEFRWHDQFALSLDPDTAREFHDETLPAEPAKTAHFCSMCGPKFCSMRITADLKDSIREAMDQKSAEFAEQGNRVYLPLTS, from the coding sequence ATGTCCGATATTTTTGTCGACCCGTCCGTGGCGTCCACCGTGGGCCCGAAAGTCACCCCCACCGTGACGACCGGCCCGATCACGGGGAGTACCAAGGCCTATCGCGAGGTGGAGCATCCGGGGGTGGACGTCCCGCTGCGGGTGCCGTTCCGCCGGGTCCACCTGAGCGACGGCGACCACCTCGACCTGTACGACACGTCCGGTCCGTACACCGACACCGACGCCGTCATCGACCTCGACGCGGGCCTGACACCGCGACCCGGGGTGGTGCGCGACCGCGGCACGCAGCTGCAACGCGCCCGTGCCGGTGAGATCACCGCCGAGATGGCGTTCATCGCCGAGCGCGAAGGCGTCCCCGCCGAACTGGTGCGTTCCGAGGTGGCACGTGGGCGGGCGGTGATCCCGGCCAACCACAATCACCCCGAGAGCGAACCGATGATCATCGGCAAGGCCTTCGGCGTGAAAGTCAATGCGAACATCGGCAATTCGGCGGTCACATCGTCGATCGCCGAAGAAGTCGACAAGATGGTGTGGGCGACCCGCTGGGGTGCCGACACCATCATGGACCTGTCGACCGGTCGCGACATCCACCTGACGCGGGAATGGATCCTGCGCAACTCGCCGGTGCCGGTGGGCACCGTGCCCATGTACCAGGCACTGGAGAAGGTCAACGGCGACCCCACCAAGCTCAGCTGGGATGTCTACCGCGACACCGTGATCGAGCAGTGCGAACAGGGCGTGGACTACATGACCGTGCACGCCGGTGTGCTGCTGCGGCACATCCCGCTGACGGTCGACCGGGTCACGGGCATCGTGTCACGCGGCGGGTCGATCATGGCGGCCTGGTGCCTGGCACATCACACAGAGTCGTTCCTGTACACCAACTTCGAGGAACTGTGTGAGATCTTCGCACGCTACGACGTGACGTTCTCGCTGGGCGACGGCCTGCGCCCGGGGTCCATCGCCGACGCCAACGACGCGGCCCAATTCGCCGAACTGCGCACCCTCGGCGAGCTCACCACGATCGCGAAAAACCATGGCGTGCAGGTGATGATCGAAGGCCCTGGCCACGTCCCCATGCACAAGATCGTCGAGAACGTGCGCCTCGAAGAGGAACTGTGTGACGATGCGCCGTTCTACACACTGGGACCGCTCGCGACCGACATCGCCCCGGCGTACGACCACATCACCTCGGCGATCGGCGCGGCGATCATCGCCCAGGCAGGCACCGCGATGCTGTGCTACGTCACACCCAAGGAGCATCTGGGCCTGCCCAACCGCCAGGACGTCAAGGACGGCGTGATCGCCTACAAGATCGCGGCGCACTCTGCCGACCTGGCCAAGGGCCATCCCCGCGCGCAACAGCGCGATGACGCACTGTCCAAGGCGCGCTTCGAGTTCCGGTGGCACGACCAGTTCGCGCTGTCGCTGGATCCCGACACCGCGCGCGAGTTCCACGACGAGACACTGCCCGCCGAACCGGCGAAGACCGCGCACTTCTGCTCGATGTGCGGGCCCAAGTTCTGCTCCATGCGCATCACGGCCGACCTCAAGGATTCGATCCGCGAGGCGATGGACCAGAAATCCGCCGAGTTCGCCGAACAGGGGAACCGTGTGTATCTACCGTTGACATCGTGA
- a CDS encoding MFS transporter, giving the protein MTEPADAALAETARRRKRMDHDHPFYKWIALSNTTLGTLMATINASIVLISLPAIFRGIGLNPLDPANVSYLLWMLMGYLVVTAVLVVLFGRLGDMYGRVRIYNIGFVVFTVAAVALSVDPFHVGGGAVWLIAWRVVQGVGGAMLMASSSAILTDAFPANQRGMALGTNMVSAVAGSFLGLLIGGVLSEWDWRAIFWVGVPVGILGTVWSYRSLKELGVRTPGKLDWAGTLTFGIGLTVLLTGITYGIQPYGDSTTGWTSPFVLGAIVAGLGLLIAFCLIELRVPNPMMNIRLFRSTAFGMGNLAGLMSSVGRGGLQFMLIIWLQGIWLPLHGYSFESTPLWAGIYMLPMTIGFLVSGPLAGSLSDRFGARPFTVGGMVIMAATFVALVMIPVDFDYWLFAVLVFLNGLGGGIFTAPNSAAVMSAVPAGERGAASGVRATFFNAGSSLSIGIFFSLMIVGLAGTLPTAMSAGLEQQGVSASVAHEVANLPPVGSLFAAFLGYNPIAELLAPFHALQQPGVNADVLTGQQFFPQLITAPFHAGLTVVFIAAAVMMVIGAIASMFNAGRYGTEAGADNEA; this is encoded by the coding sequence ATGACCGAACCCGCGGACGCCGCGCTCGCAGAAACCGCCCGGCGCCGCAAGCGCATGGACCACGACCACCCGTTCTACAAGTGGATCGCGCTGTCCAACACCACACTGGGCACCCTGATGGCGACCATCAACGCGTCAATCGTGCTGATATCGCTGCCCGCCATCTTCCGCGGCATCGGGCTCAATCCGCTCGACCCGGCAAATGTCAGCTACCTGTTGTGGATGCTGATGGGCTACCTCGTGGTGACGGCCGTGCTGGTGGTGCTCTTCGGCCGCCTCGGCGACATGTACGGGCGGGTCCGGATCTACAACATCGGCTTCGTCGTCTTCACCGTCGCGGCCGTCGCGCTGTCGGTCGACCCGTTCCACGTCGGTGGGGGAGCGGTGTGGCTGATCGCCTGGCGCGTCGTGCAGGGCGTCGGCGGCGCGATGCTCATGGCGTCGTCGTCGGCGATCCTCACCGACGCGTTCCCGGCCAACCAGCGCGGCATGGCGCTCGGCACCAACATGGTCTCGGCCGTCGCGGGATCGTTCCTGGGCCTGCTGATCGGCGGCGTGCTCTCCGAGTGGGACTGGCGCGCGATCTTCTGGGTCGGCGTCCCCGTCGGCATACTCGGCACCGTCTGGAGCTATCGCTCACTCAAGGAACTCGGCGTGCGCACGCCCGGCAAGCTGGACTGGGCGGGCACCCTCACCTTCGGCATCGGGCTGACCGTGCTGCTCACCGGCATCACCTATGGCATCCAGCCTTACGGCGACTCGACCACCGGGTGGACCAGTCCGTTCGTGCTCGGTGCGATCGTCGCCGGACTGGGCCTGCTGATCGCGTTCTGCCTGATCGAACTTCGTGTGCCCAACCCGATGATGAACATCAGGCTGTTTCGGTCGACGGCGTTCGGCATGGGCAACCTGGCCGGCCTGATGTCCTCGGTCGGCCGCGGCGGCCTGCAGTTCATGCTGATCATCTGGCTGCAGGGCATCTGGCTCCCGTTGCACGGCTACAGCTTCGAATCCACCCCGCTGTGGGCGGGTATCTACATGCTGCCCATGACCATCGGGTTCCTGGTGTCCGGCCCGCTCGCCGGATCCCTGTCCGACCGCTTCGGCGCGCGGCCGTTCACCGTCGGCGGCATGGTGATCATGGCCGCGACCTTCGTGGCGCTGGTGATGATCCCCGTCGACTTCGACTACTGGCTGTTCGCGGTCCTGGTGTTCCTCAACGGTCTGGGCGGCGGCATTTTCACCGCGCCCAACTCCGCGGCCGTGATGTCGGCCGTCCCGGCAGGCGAACGCGGCGCGGCCTCGGGTGTGCGCGCGACGTTCTTCAACGCCGGATCGTCGTTGTCGATCGGCATCTTCTTCTCGCTGATGATCGTCGGCCTGGCCGGGACGCTGCCCACCGCGATGAGCGCAGGTCTTGAGCAGCAAGGTGTTTCGGCGTCGGTGGCGCACGAGGTGGCCAATCTTCCTCCGGTCGGCAGCCTGTTCGCGGCGTTCCTGGGCTACAACCCGATCGCCGAACTGCTCGCGCCCTTCCACGCGTTGCAGCAGCCGGGCGTGAACGCCGACGTGCTCACCGGCCAGCAGTTCTTCCCGCAGTTGATCACCGCACCGTTCCACGCCGGGCTCACGGTGGTGTTCATCGCGGCCGCGGTGATGATGGTGATCGGTGCGATCGCGTCGATGTTCAACGCCGGCCGCTATGGGACGGAGGCGGGAGCCGACAACGAGGCCTGA
- a CDS encoding MPT63 family protein → MKISQLTIAAAAALAISGAAGTAGMATAFAEAAQAAQVSANPLGSQARLENGDVVQAWTISDLKPSSDQIPYAVQGTLWEATATDEAVSGSVIPIVSNLNARAANGENYRVLFQVATPQGVNPSTLAPGQKTTGKVYFDVTGEAPTTVVYNDGERDLLAWSQTAASTTSPRPAATGSGTAASTPARTAPVTTAPASNTPATELVPESPAVAPTGAAPAAAPGAGAAATDIPGSTVPPLADDAADEALAEELTDDLPDELSQDSVTPGESVGTPLPAAVQQAPAAPAAGQPAPAAPAPGAQDVPTAPAGEAPAAPVTPAPVDGSTTPTVPAGSDAPLTAGGIPTLVPAANPGAPTP, encoded by the coding sequence ATGAAGATCTCACAATTGACCATCGCCGCCGCGGCCGCGCTCGCCATTTCGGGCGCCGCGGGCACCGCGGGGATGGCGACCGCGTTCGCCGAGGCGGCACAGGCCGCACAGGTGTCGGCGAACCCGCTCGGCAGCCAGGCCAGGCTGGAGAACGGCGACGTCGTGCAGGCCTGGACCATCAGCGACCTGAAGCCGAGTTCGGACCAGATCCCCTATGCCGTGCAGGGAACGCTGTGGGAGGCCACGGCCACCGACGAGGCCGTTTCGGGCTCGGTCATCCCGATCGTGTCGAACCTCAACGCCAGGGCCGCGAACGGCGAGAACTACCGCGTGTTGTTCCAGGTCGCCACGCCGCAGGGCGTCAACCCCTCGACACTGGCACCGGGCCAGAAGACCACCGGCAAGGTCTATTTCGACGTCACCGGTGAGGCACCGACCACCGTCGTCTACAACGACGGTGAGCGTGACCTGCTGGCCTGGTCGCAGACCGCGGCATCGACGACGTCGCCGCGCCCGGCAGCCACCGGATCGGGCACGGCCGCGTCGACCCCGGCCCGCACGGCCCCGGTGACCACCGCGCCGGCGTCGAACACTCCCGCCACCGAACTCGTCCCCGAGTCGCCCGCCGTCGCGCCGACCGGTGCCGCACCGGCCGCCGCACCCGGCGCTGGGGCCGCGGCCACCGACATCCCGGGCAGCACGGTCCCGCCGCTCGCCGACGACGCGGCCGACGAGGCCCTCGCCGAAGAGCTGACCGATGACCTCCCCGACGAGCTGTCGCAGGACAGCGTCACTCCGGGCGAAAGCGTGGGTACCCCGTTGCCCGCCGCGGTCCAGCAGGCGCCCGCCGCTCCCGCTGCGGGCCAGCCGGCTCCCGCGGCTCCGGCTCCCGGTGCACAGGACGTTCCGACCGCGCCTGCGGGTGAGGCTCCGGCCGCGCCCGTGACGCCTGCCCCGGTCGACGGGTCGACGACGCCGACTGTCCCGGCCGGCAGCGACGCGCCGCTCACCGCCGGTGGCATCCCGACGCTCGTGCCCGCCGCGAACCCGGGTGCCCCGACGCCCTGA
- a CDS encoding exodeoxyribonuclease III: MRLATWNVNSIRARVDRVTDWLARADVDVLAMQETKCSDDKFPAMPFVELGYEVAYHGLNQWNGVAIASRVGLENVQLGFDNQPAWEAAAEARALAATCGGVRVWSLYVPNGRTVDSPHYAYKLEWLAALRDNAQKWLADDPQAQIALTGDWNIAPTDEDVWDIDFFAGSTHVTEKERAAFQAIVDAQFADVVRPFAPGPGVYTYWDYTQLRFPKRQGMRIDFILGSPAFAQRVGHAEIVREERKGKSPSDHAPVLVELN, from the coding sequence ATGCGCCTGGCCACCTGGAACGTCAACTCGATCCGCGCCCGAGTCGACCGCGTCACCGACTGGCTCGCGCGCGCCGACGTGGACGTGCTGGCCATGCAGGAGACCAAGTGCTCCGACGACAAGTTCCCGGCCATGCCGTTCGTCGAACTCGGGTACGAGGTGGCCTACCACGGGCTCAACCAGTGGAACGGGGTCGCGATCGCCTCCCGCGTCGGCCTGGAGAACGTGCAGCTCGGGTTCGACAACCAACCCGCGTGGGAGGCGGCCGCCGAGGCTCGCGCCCTGGCCGCGACGTGTGGCGGGGTGCGCGTATGGAGCCTGTACGTGCCCAATGGGCGCACAGTTGATTCGCCGCATTACGCCTACAAACTCGAATGGCTCGCGGCGTTGCGGGACAACGCCCAGAAATGGCTGGCCGACGATCCACAGGCACAAATCGCACTGACCGGCGATTGGAATATCGCCCCCACCGACGAGGACGTGTGGGACATCGACTTCTTCGCCGGCTCGACACACGTCACGGAAAAGGAGCGTGCCGCTTTCCAGGCGATCGTCGATGCTCAGTTCGCCGACGTGGTGCGGCCCTTCGCACCGGGGCCAGGCGTGTACACCTACTGGGATTACACCCAGTTGCGGTTTCCCAAGCGCCAGGGCATGCGGATCGACTTCATCCTCGGGTCACCCGCGTTCGCGCAACGCGTGGGCCACGCCGAGATCGTCCGCGAGGAGCGCAAAGGGAAGTCTCCCAGCGATCACGCACCCGTGCTCGTCGAACTGAACTGA
- a CDS encoding SDR family oxidoreductase yields the protein MTSRRVLISGASKGIGRALADRLAADGHQPVGLARTPTPDFPGKLFQVDLSDRAATDDALAAVLADGPIEAVVNNVAGARFARIGEIDLDDLFSTYDMTMRIAVQVTQAVLPGMLDAGWGRVVNVTSLTTQGTPLRTPYAAAKAALETATKTWAGELATSGITVNAVAPGPTETEMYRERSPQGSELERRFLENIPMRRVGQPREIAHVIASLLHDDAGYITGQIVRVDGGGSVSGAW from the coding sequence ATGACATCACGACGGGTACTGATCAGCGGTGCCTCGAAGGGCATCGGCCGGGCACTGGCCGACCGCCTGGCCGCCGACGGCCATCAGCCCGTCGGCCTCGCGCGCACGCCGACGCCGGACTTTCCCGGGAAGCTCTTCCAGGTCGATCTGAGCGACCGCGCCGCCACCGACGACGCCCTGGCCGCGGTGCTGGCCGACGGCCCGATCGAGGCCGTGGTGAACAACGTCGCAGGCGCGCGGTTCGCGCGGATCGGTGAGATCGACCTGGACGATTTGTTTTCCACGTACGACATGACCATGCGGATCGCCGTCCAGGTCACTCAGGCCGTTCTGCCGGGAATGCTCGACGCGGGATGGGGTCGCGTCGTCAACGTCACGAGCCTGACCACGCAGGGCACCCCGCTGCGCACGCCGTACGCCGCGGCGAAGGCCGCGCTGGAAACGGCCACCAAGACCTGGGCCGGTGAACTCGCGACGTCGGGTATCACGGTGAACGCCGTCGCGCCCGGCCCGACCGAGACCGAGATGTACCGCGAGCGCAGCCCGCAGGGTTCGGAGTTGGAGCGCAGGTTCCTGGAGAACATCCCGATGCGCCGCGTGGGTCAACCGCGCGAGATCGCACACGTGATCGCATCGCTCCTCCACGACGACGCCGGCTACATCACGGGTCAGATCGTCCGCGTGGACGGCGGCGGGAGCGTCAGCGGAGCGTGGTGA
- a CDS encoding N-acetylglutamate synthase, CG3035 family, which produces MSELPAVGTRVSLRYRLLAGSAKPLTDVIGHVERISPTVGVRTRSGELVEVEPAAIVSVRELSHTPVRASEIRALEHAAALAWPGTEQQWLGGWFARAGLGATSRANSAVPLDMSAQIADLPALVEWYRRRDLPAWLALPERLLPIRAAGIKPARVMVRDVPPGGPDHTAGEGRNIDAQFVSRPDADWLAGYERKVPVEVLTAVVDGEVTFASVAGSAVGRGAVTPAPDGTRWLGISSVRVAAQARRQGYARAVCDALLAWGAAAGAQRAYVQVEVDNAPAITLYSSLGFRLHHQTRYVAAEDLTTLR; this is translated from the coding sequence ATGTCTGAGCTCCCCGCCGTCGGCACCCGGGTCAGCCTGCGGTATCGGCTCCTGGCGGGCTCGGCGAAACCGCTCACCGATGTGATCGGGCACGTCGAGCGGATCTCCCCCACGGTCGGCGTGCGCACCAGGTCCGGTGAGCTCGTCGAGGTGGAGCCCGCCGCGATCGTGAGCGTGCGCGAACTCTCGCACACGCCGGTGCGCGCTTCTGAGATCCGCGCACTCGAACACGCCGCCGCGCTCGCATGGCCCGGCACCGAGCAGCAGTGGCTGGGCGGCTGGTTCGCGCGCGCCGGCCTTGGCGCCACGAGCCGTGCCAATTCCGCTGTGCCCCTGGACATGTCGGCACAGATCGCGGACCTCCCGGCTCTCGTCGAGTGGTACCGCCGACGTGACCTGCCCGCGTGGCTGGCGCTGCCGGAGCGCCTGCTGCCCATCCGCGCGGCGGGCATCAAACCGGCGCGGGTGATGGTGCGCGACGTGCCCCCTGGCGGCCCCGATCACACCGCCGGTGAAGGCCGGAACATCGATGCGCAGTTCGTGTCCCGGCCCGACGCGGACTGGCTCGCGGGCTACGAACGCAAGGTGCCGGTCGAGGTCCTCACCGCGGTTGTCGACGGCGAGGTGACGTTCGCCTCGGTGGCGGGCAGCGCCGTCGGGCGCGGCGCGGTGACACCCGCCCCCGACGGCACACGCTGGCTGGGGATCTCCTCGGTGCGCGTGGCGGCACAGGCCCGGCGCCAGGGATACGCCCGCGCGGTGTGTGACGCCCTGCTGGCCTGGGGCGCGGCCGCGGGTGCGCAGCGCGCCTACGTGCAGGTCGAGGTCGACAACGCCCCGGCGATCACGCTCTACAGTTCGCTGGGATTTCGTTTACACCACCAGACGCGGTACGTCGCGGCCGAGGATCTCACCACGCTCCGCTGA